One stretch of Streptomyces sp. R21 DNA includes these proteins:
- a CDS encoding response regulator transcription factor: MTAPGTVLVVEDEPSIADVLAIALRYHRFEVMTAGTVREALTLAERTRPDAALLDVMLPDGDGRALGRELRVRQPDLAIVFLTARDAPAEIVGALGFGDDYITKPFNIDEVIARVTAVLRRIRPADVLPQRPPLRYGDLELDETTYSVHRGDRTVELTPTEYALLRFLVRNGGRIVPKEQLLRHVWQYEHSAESTVVETYISYLRRKLDTLGPPVIQTRRGVGYGLA; this comes from the coding sequence ATGACGGCTCCAGGAACCGTGCTGGTCGTGGAGGACGAACCGAGCATCGCGGACGTCCTCGCCATCGCCCTGCGCTACCACCGCTTCGAGGTGATGACCGCCGGCACCGTCCGCGAGGCGCTCACCCTCGCCGAGCGCACCCGCCCCGACGCGGCGCTCCTCGACGTGATGCTGCCGGACGGCGACGGCCGGGCCCTCGGCCGCGAACTGCGCGTCCGGCAGCCCGACCTGGCGATCGTCTTCCTCACGGCACGCGACGCGCCCGCCGAGATCGTCGGCGCCCTCGGCTTCGGCGACGACTACATCACCAAGCCGTTCAACATCGACGAGGTGATCGCCCGCGTCACCGCCGTGCTGCGCCGCATCCGCCCCGCCGACGTCCTCCCGCAGCGCCCGCCGCTGCGCTACGGCGACCTGGAGCTGGACGAGACGACGTACTCCGTGCACCGCGGCGACCGCACGGTGGAGCTCACCCCCACCGAGTACGCCCTGCTGCGCTTCCTCGTCCGCAACGGAGGACGGATCGTGCCGAAGGAGCAACTCCTGCGCCACGTATGGCAGTACGAGCACTCGGCCGAGTCGACCGTCGTGGAGACGTACATCAGCTATCTGCGGCGCAAGCTCGACACGCTCGGACCGCCGGTGATACAGACCCGGCGGGGCGTCGGATACGGACTCGCATGA
- a CDS encoding sensor histidine kinase — translation MRAKGRLFRHGIHSLRGGLMLANVALLALGIIMATAISLMGMRHYLLDQVDAELTKTRDSLGSSRLSMRDIESLSALAFVRDRLVPPTDQRPKPDSIFTAVDGKGKPVAIGDFKTTDAQRALADAVGNPPALARDSDPHDVTVHDAAYRVTATRLVDGTYVLVATSTDGLHKGIAKALKLDLAVGTLLLSLLACLTLFSVRRRMRPLEDMVETSSAIAEGDLTRRVPSSHHPTQEVEQLRLALNSMLHQVESAYRTREHSAAQLRRFVADASHELRTPLSAIRGYLQLYDKGMLTDQAERKRAWDRMNGEVDRMGRLVDELLTLARLDQQPELRFRNVDLSRLVRDAAEDLRAQQPGRPVTVGADGTLLVHADESGLRQVLGNLVGNVRTHTPTEVPVTFGLERVDGVVRLCVADEGPGLTEEDAARIFDRFFRAGGGAGSGLGMAIVQGVVTAHGGEVAVVTAPGAGLAVTVTLPAACRAVAD, via the coding sequence ATGAGGGCCAAAGGCCGCCTGTTCCGTCACGGGATCCACTCGCTGCGCGGCGGGCTGATGCTCGCGAACGTGGCGCTGCTGGCGCTCGGCATCATCATGGCGACCGCGATCAGCCTGATGGGCATGCGGCACTATCTCCTCGACCAGGTCGACGCGGAGCTGACCAAGACCCGGGATTCACTGGGCAGTTCGCGGCTGTCGATGCGGGACATAGAGTCGCTGAGCGCGTTGGCGTTCGTCCGCGACCGGCTCGTACCGCCGACGGACCAGCGGCCGAAGCCGGACTCGATCTTCACGGCCGTCGACGGCAAGGGGAAGCCCGTCGCCATCGGCGACTTCAAGACCACCGACGCCCAACGCGCCCTGGCCGACGCGGTCGGCAACCCGCCCGCACTCGCCCGCGACAGCGACCCGCACGACGTCACCGTGCACGACGCCGCCTACCGGGTGACCGCGACCCGGCTCGTCGACGGCACCTACGTCCTGGTCGCCACCTCGACCGACGGGCTGCACAAGGGCATAGCCAAGGCACTCAAGCTCGACCTCGCCGTCGGCACCCTGCTGCTGTCGCTGCTCGCCTGTCTGACCCTGTTCAGCGTGCGCCGCCGGATGCGGCCCCTGGAGGACATGGTGGAGACCTCGTCGGCGATCGCCGAGGGGGACCTGACGCGCCGGGTGCCCTCCAGCCACCATCCGACCCAGGAGGTCGAGCAGCTGCGCCTCGCCCTCAACTCCATGCTCCACCAGGTCGAGTCGGCGTACCGCACCCGCGAGCACAGCGCGGCCCAGCTGCGCCGTTTCGTCGCGGACGCCTCGCACGAACTGCGCACCCCACTGTCCGCGATCCGCGGCTACCTCCAGCTGTACGACAAGGGGATGCTGACGGATCAGGCCGAGCGCAAGCGGGCCTGGGACCGGATGAACGGCGAGGTCGACCGGATGGGCCGGCTCGTCGACGAACTCCTCACGCTGGCCCGCCTCGACCAGCAGCCCGAGCTCCGCTTCAGGAACGTCGACCTGAGCCGCCTGGTCCGGGACGCCGCCGAGGACCTGCGGGCCCAGCAGCCCGGCCGCCCGGTGACCGTCGGCGCCGACGGCACGCTGCTGGTGCACGCCGACGAGTCGGGGCTGCGGCAGGTGCTCGGCAACCTCGTGGGCAACGTGCGCACCCACACGCCCACCGAGGTGCCCGTCACCTTCGGTCTGGAGCGTGTGGACGGTGTCGTACGGCTATGTGTCGCGGACGAGGGGCCGGGGCTCACGGAGGAGGACGCGGCCCGCATCTTCGACCGGTTCTTCCGCGCGGGCGGCG